From a single Gimesia fumaroli genomic region:
- a CDS encoding ABC1 kinase family protein: MDSNPLRLLRNLRRSREIVTVLVNYGFDDLVDQLGLRRYLRFGRRLLFWKRTEPEIKLTRAKRIRLALESLGVTFIKFGQVVSTRPDLVPRDVVNELAKLQERVPSFPSETAIEIVERELDGSIDTLFAEFDRKPLAAGSLGQVHKARHHDGTELVVKIKRPDIDRVIEQDLSLMYELATMIERHFPDAEVFDPVGLVNQFSRTIRRELQFMREARSTDEFYRLFQDDATLYVPKIFWDMTQGDIITMEYIDGYRIDDDEELKNLPISPHDVAANGARIFMKMTFEFGIFHADPHPGNFRVLPDGSLCLIDYGMIGVLEEERRDLLVDMLLNVAKKDTAKLVEVVLNIGKAKRAVDHQLLRADLRDFIGNYYGIPLDQISVGKMLTDFINILAIHRIRCPVDIMLLIRALITLEGVAARMAPDLNIAQEMEPYIYQISSERYHPRAITNRIWSEACSLSKVMHDLPEQVGRTLGKLSDDELRIHLEHKGIDHLTTEMDRSGNRLAIGMVMSSLILASAITISSDTRLVYVSIPIFMMSSLLGIWLIYGVFRSGRL, encoded by the coding sequence TTGGATTCGAACCCACTACGGTTATTAAGAAATCTGCGACGAAGCCGCGAAATTGTTACGGTGCTCGTAAATTATGGTTTTGATGACCTGGTTGACCAACTGGGGCTCAGGCGGTATTTACGCTTTGGTCGCCGACTTTTGTTCTGGAAACGTACGGAACCCGAGATTAAATTGACGCGTGCAAAACGGATTCGTCTCGCGCTAGAAAGTCTGGGAGTAACGTTTATCAAATTTGGTCAGGTCGTGAGTACGCGCCCCGATCTCGTTCCCCGGGATGTTGTCAATGAACTGGCAAAGCTGCAGGAACGCGTCCCTTCATTTCCCAGTGAAACAGCAATTGAAATTGTAGAGCGGGAACTGGATGGCTCGATTGATACTTTGTTTGCCGAGTTTGATCGCAAGCCACTCGCCGCCGGTTCATTAGGGCAAGTGCATAAAGCCCGCCATCATGATGGCACTGAGTTGGTTGTGAAGATCAAACGCCCGGATATCGACCGGGTGATCGAACAGGATTTGAGCTTGATGTACGAACTGGCAACGATGATCGAACGCCATTTTCCGGATGCCGAAGTTTTTGATCCTGTTGGTCTGGTCAATCAGTTTTCTCGCACGATTCGGCGGGAGCTGCAATTCATGCGAGAGGCTCGTTCCACCGACGAGTTCTATCGTTTGTTCCAGGATGATGCGACGCTCTATGTCCCCAAAATATTCTGGGATATGACGCAAGGTGATATCATCACGATGGAATACATCGACGGCTATCGGATTGATGACGATGAAGAGTTAAAGAACCTGCCAATCAGTCCGCATGATGTCGCTGCCAATGGCGCACGCATCTTTATGAAAATGACGTTTGAATTTGGAATCTTTCACGCCGATCCGCATCCGGGGAATTTCCGTGTATTACCCGATGGTTCCTTATGTCTGATTGATTACGGCATGATCGGTGTGCTGGAAGAAGAACGTCGTGATTTGCTGGTTGACATGTTGTTAAATGTCGCGAAAAAAGATACGGCCAAACTGGTGGAAGTCGTTTTAAATATAGGTAAGGCAAAACGAGCCGTTGACCATCAGTTATTGCGCGCAGACCTTCGTGACTTTATTGGAAATTACTACGGCATCCCCTTGGATCAGATCAGCGTTGGTAAGATGCTGACCGATTTTATCAACATACTGGCGATTCATCGCATCCGTTGCCCCGTCGATATTATGCTGCTGATTCGAGCGTTGATTACGCTCGAAGGCGTGGCTGCCCGCATGGCACCGGATTTAAATATCGCGCAAGAAATGGAACCATATATTTATCAGATATCCTCCGAACGTTATCATCCGCGTGCGATTACCAATCGTATCTGGTCGGAAGCCTGCAGCCTGTCAAAGGTCATGCATGATCTGCCCGAGCAGGTCGGACGCACGTTGGGGAAATTGAGTGACGATGAACTCCGGATTCATCTAGAGCACAAAGGTATCGATCATCTGACAACTGAGATGGACCGTTCAGGAAACCGACTGGCGATCGGGATGGTCATGTCCTCGCTGATCCTGGCCTCAGCGATTACCATTTCCTCCGATACGCGACTGGTTTATGTCAGTATTCCTATTTTTATGATGTCGAGCCTATTGGGAATCTGGTTGATCTACGGCGTCTTTCGCAGTGGGCGATTGTAA
- a CDS encoding PQQ-binding-like beta-propeller repeat protein, with translation MRFFIYCLLTIFCTTSLCQAGNWPQILGPYRTGHAAEETLDSAWPETGPPVKWQRGVGSGYAGLSVYKNKAILFHRVGDLETVEALDTQTGEPLWKQTTPVNYKGTFNPNDGPIAVPLIHKNRVYTFGIAGNLQCLDLETGKKIWSRDTHKEFQVGQGYFGVGSTPIIVEDKLLVNVGGKRKNAGIVAFSLDKGFTLWQAMKDDASYSSPTSAFLHGRFYAIFITRLYLVGVDPQNGNIMFQFPFGKRGPTVNGADPVMIGNYVFATASYGVGGFWGKIDRANASEVWRNQQIMSSQYTTPIEYGGKLIGIDGRQDIGTSRLICFDPQTQKVNWAQDNFGYATLLEADNKLIIMKTDGTLVLAEASLEAYKELGRAQVFNSTTRALPALSNGLLFVRDEKTLKCLQLKSENPAPVTPEKSPLK, from the coding sequence ATGCGTTTTTTCATTTACTGCTTATTGACGATTTTCTGCACGACATCCCTGTGCCAGGCAGGCAACTGGCCGCAAATCCTGGGCCCTTATCGCACTGGTCATGCAGCAGAAGAAACACTTGATTCAGCTTGGCCTGAAACAGGCCCTCCTGTCAAGTGGCAACGAGGTGTCGGAAGTGGTTATGCCGGCCTCTCGGTATACAAGAACAAGGCGATTTTATTTCATCGTGTTGGCGATCTCGAAACAGTAGAAGCCCTCGATACGCAGACAGGTGAGCCGCTCTGGAAACAAACCACCCCCGTCAATTATAAGGGAACCTTCAACCCGAATGATGGCCCGATTGCTGTCCCGCTCATTCATAAAAATCGTGTTTACACATTTGGAATCGCAGGAAATCTACAGTGCCTGGATCTGGAAACCGGCAAGAAGATCTGGTCTCGCGACACTCACAAAGAGTTTCAGGTCGGACAGGGTTATTTCGGCGTCGGCAGCACTCCCATTATTGTAGAAGACAAGCTGCTCGTGAATGTGGGTGGAAAACGAAAAAATGCCGGTATCGTCGCGTTCTCACTCGATAAAGGATTTACACTCTGGCAGGCAATGAAGGATGACGCCAGTTATTCGTCACCAACTTCCGCGTTCTTACACGGGCGTTTTTACGCGATCTTTATCACCCGTCTGTATCTGGTTGGCGTTGACCCTCAAAACGGAAACATCATGTTTCAGTTTCCGTTTGGGAAACGGGGGCCAACAGTCAATGGTGCCGACCCGGTAATGATTGGGAACTATGTGTTTGCAACGGCCAGTTATGGAGTCGGTGGATTCTGGGGCAAGATTGATCGCGCAAATGCCAGCGAAGTCTGGCGGAATCAGCAAATTATGTCCAGCCAATATACAACGCCTATTGAATACGGGGGCAAATTAATCGGCATTGACGGTCGCCAGGATATTGGAACCTCAAGACTGATTTGCTTTGATCCTCAAACGCAGAAAGTAAACTGGGCACAAGATAATTTTGGCTATGCTACTCTGCTTGAAGCAGATAACAAACTGATTATCATGAAAACAGACGGCACCCTGGTTCTGGCAGAAGCCTCATTAGAAGCCTATAAAGAACTAGGTCGTGCTCAGGTATTTAATTCGACAACCCGGGCTCTACCTGCGTTATCCAACGGGCTGCTATTTGTCAGAGACGAGAAGACACTGAAATGTTTGCAGCTGAAGTCAGAAAATCCAGCCCCCGTAACACCCGAGAAATCTCCTTTGAAGTAA
- the hemL gene encoding glutamate-1-semialdehyde 2,1-aminomutase, translating into MSSSRRPNSEKEFERAQKVIPGGVNSPARAFGAVGGHPVIIDRGEGQYLYDIDGNRYIDFVGSWGPHILGHRHPRVISSIEEALKKGTSFGAPTLLETELAELVADLVPCVEKIRMVNSGTEAGMSAIRLARGYTGRDKVIKFAGCYHGHVDSLLVQAGSGALTLGTPSSPGVPQGCTADTLVLEYNDIAQLKETFTQLGDQIACVILEPVVGNMGVVLPEPGFLESVRDLCTQHGSVFIMDEVMTGFRVALGGAQQRFNIMPDICMLGKVIGGGMPVGAYGGKAEIMDAISPVGTIYQAGTLSGNPIAMASGIATLECLREANPYPQLEEKTQRLTKGLIAAATKAGLEHTLAECGSMFTLFFNPEKVTSYAISARNDTTRFARYFQGMLDRGVYLPCSQFEANFTSTMLTEEDIAHTIQAAEEVLQEIA; encoded by the coding sequence ATGTCATCCAGCCGACGCCCGAATAGTGAAAAAGAATTTGAACGAGCCCAGAAGGTCATCCCCGGAGGCGTGAATAGCCCTGCACGGGCTTTTGGTGCTGTAGGAGGTCACCCGGTTATTATTGATCGCGGAGAAGGACAATATCTCTACGACATTGATGGTAACCGATACATTGACTTTGTCGGCTCCTGGGGGCCGCATATTTTGGGTCATCGTCACCCTCGTGTAATTTCCAGCATTGAAGAGGCCCTCAAAAAGGGGACCAGCTTCGGCGCTCCCACCTTACTGGAAACCGAACTGGCCGAACTCGTTGCCGACCTGGTGCCTTGCGTTGAAAAAATCCGCATGGTCAATTCGGGAACCGAAGCCGGGATGAGCGCCATTCGGCTGGCCCGCGGATACACCGGACGGGATAAAGTCATCAAGTTTGCCGGCTGCTATCACGGTCATGTTGACAGCCTGCTGGTTCAGGCCGGAAGTGGTGCACTGACTTTGGGAACTCCTTCCAGCCCTGGCGTCCCTCAAGGATGCACGGCTGACACGCTGGTGCTCGAGTATAATGATATCGCACAACTCAAAGAAACATTTACCCAACTCGGCGATCAAATCGCCTGCGTCATTCTGGAACCGGTTGTGGGGAACATGGGCGTGGTGCTTCCGGAACCTGGTTTTCTGGAAAGCGTCCGCGATCTCTGTACACAGCACGGATCGGTTTTCATTATGGATGAAGTCATGACCGGTTTCCGCGTCGCCTTAGGGGGCGCACAACAGAGATTTAATATCATGCCCGACATCTGCATGCTAGGAAAGGTGATTGGTGGCGGTATGCCTGTGGGTGCTTACGGTGGAAAGGCCGAAATCATGGATGCGATTTCGCCGGTCGGCACCATCTATCAGGCGGGAACCCTCTCCGGCAACCCGATTGCGATGGCTTCAGGAATCGCCACGCTGGAATGCCTGAGAGAGGCCAACCCCTATCCGCAACTGGAAGAAAAAACCCAGCGTTTGACGAAGGGGCTGATTGCTGCCGCTACCAAAGCCGGACTAGAGCACACGCTGGCTGAGTGCGGTTCGATGTTTACTCTGTTTTTCAATCCAGAGAAAGTCACCAGCTACGCGATCTCAGCACGCAATGATACCACCCGTTTTGCACGTTACTTTCAAGGCATGCTGGATCGAGGCGTGTACCTTCCCTGCAGCCAGTTTGAAGCCAACTTTACTTCCACGATGCTGACGGAGGAGGACATTGCTCATACGATTCAGGCCGCCGAAGAAGTCCTACAGGAAATTGCCTGA
- a CDS encoding HDOD domain-containing protein — MDWTKLRKELIGEGKQSPLPSTIKLPMLPKAVMEFSRKAEDPKSTPKELSKIIETDAGISCELLRMVNSSAFGLRRKVSSIQQTITLLGIRSTKLFLVTTGLKQAMSSNDSKLINLPNFWSTNLERALTAREVARLMKVDPDVAFSAAMLQDFLLPVLSKELFDLYLQFTINQDNDPCLLKDYERRHFSWDHCAAAANVMLDWSFPDDLICSVYLHHEGLKLLTDEKLGKTPAAAVAVSSLIPDPLRQDPNGLNQLLALNEAWDAFNLFEIAEKIDAELREESTAASNYLSLKNRLEKHAVLVENE; from the coding sequence ATGGACTGGACCAAATTACGCAAAGAACTGATCGGTGAAGGAAAGCAAAGTCCACTTCCTTCTACAATCAAACTTCCGATGTTGCCAAAAGCCGTGATGGAATTTTCGCGCAAAGCGGAAGATCCCAAGTCGACTCCGAAAGAGCTCAGTAAAATCATCGAAACAGATGCTGGAATTTCTTGCGAGTTGTTACGGATGGTCAATTCCAGCGCGTTCGGATTACGCCGCAAAGTATCCTCGATTCAACAAACAATCACATTGTTGGGAATTCGATCGACTAAGCTCTTTCTGGTCACCACCGGTTTGAAGCAGGCGATGTCGAGCAATGACTCAAAGTTGATCAATCTGCCGAACTTCTGGAGTACAAATCTGGAACGCGCTTTAACAGCCCGAGAAGTGGCGCGGCTGATGAAAGTCGATCCCGACGTGGCATTTTCCGCAGCCATGCTGCAGGATTTTTTATTGCCGGTCTTATCGAAAGAACTTTTCGACCTTTATCTGCAGTTCACGATCAACCAGGATAACGATCCCTGTCTTTTGAAAGATTACGAACGCAGACATTTCAGCTGGGACCATTGTGCAGCTGCCGCCAATGTGATGCTGGACTGGTCATTCCCGGATGACCTGATTTGCTCTGTCTACCTGCACCATGAAGGTCTGAAATTGCTGACAGACGAGAAACTGGGGAAAACCCCCGCTGCCGCGGTTGCCGTCTCGTCGTTGATTCCTGATCCACTGCGACAGGATCCGAACGGATTAAATCAACTCTTAGCGCTAAACGAAGCCTGGGATGCGTTCAATCTGTTTGAGATCGCAGAGAAGATTGACGCCGAACTTAGAGAAGAATCGACGGCTGCGAGTAATTATCTCTCTCTCAAAAACCGTCTGGAAAAGCACGCTGTGCTGGTTGAGAACGAATAA
- a CDS encoding M42 family metallopeptidase, protein MDAQSLDFLKKLLHSPAPSGYEQPIQKVVREYVGNFADEVKTDLHGNVIAAVNPDAQRRVMLAGHCDQIGLLVQYIDDEGYLWANLIGGWDIQMLLGQNMQVHTASGPVHGVIARKAIHLLTPEERKTVPEIKDLWIDIGAKNGDEARELVSIGDPITFELGFRPMLNQLASAPGMDNRVGVWVVMEALRQVSEKSPEVGVFSVSTVQEEIGLRGAKTSAYSIQPEVGIAVDVTHATDCPAVSKQENGDIRLGNGPVVYRGPNVNPVVFSTLSDLAGKNDLSYQINSISRPAGNDANAMQLNQGGMATGIVAIPNRYMHSPVEVVSLEDLDHAAQLLAEFCLDINETTDFTP, encoded by the coding sequence ATGGATGCGCAATCGTTGGATTTTTTGAAGAAATTGCTCCACTCACCAGCTCCTTCTGGCTACGAACAACCGATTCAGAAAGTGGTTCGTGAATACGTCGGCAACTTTGCAGATGAAGTCAAAACCGACCTGCACGGAAATGTGATTGCCGCCGTAAATCCCGATGCCCAGAGACGGGTCATGCTGGCCGGGCACTGTGATCAAATTGGTCTGTTAGTACAGTACATCGATGATGAAGGTTATCTCTGGGCCAATCTGATCGGGGGCTGGGATATCCAGATGCTGCTGGGACAGAACATGCAGGTGCATACGGCATCCGGTCCCGTGCATGGTGTAATTGCTCGGAAGGCGATTCACCTGCTGACCCCGGAAGAGAGAAAAACTGTTCCGGAAATCAAAGATCTCTGGATCGATATCGGGGCTAAAAATGGAGACGAAGCTCGAGAGCTGGTCTCAATCGGCGATCCCATCACGTTCGAACTCGGCTTTCGCCCCATGCTGAACCAGTTGGCGTCGGCCCCCGGAATGGATAACCGGGTGGGAGTCTGGGTGGTGATGGAAGCTTTGCGGCAAGTCAGCGAAAAATCACCCGAGGTCGGCGTATTTTCAGTTTCAACAGTCCAGGAAGAAATCGGGCTGCGTGGTGCAAAAACGAGTGCCTACTCGATTCAGCCCGAAGTCGGAATCGCCGTCGATGTGACCCATGCGACCGATTGCCCGGCTGTCAGCAAACAGGAAAATGGCGATATCAGGCTCGGTAATGGGCCTGTTGTGTATCGGGGGCCGAATGTGAATCCGGTCGTCTTTTCAACGTTGTCAGACCTGGCGGGTAAGAATGATCTGAGCTACCAGATCAACAGTATTTCCCGACCGGCGGGCAATGATGCCAATGCGATGCAGCTAAATCAAGGCGGTATGGCGACCGGGATTGTCGCCATCCCCAATCGTTATATGCATAGCCCGGTGGAAGTGGTCTCGTTAGAAGACCTCGACCATGCGGCACAATTACTGGCAGAGTTCTGTCTGGACATCAACGAGACAACCGACTTTACGCCGTAA
- a CDS encoding sulfatase-like hydrolase/transferase: MAIPRIIVCLVCLILCSQQTLIAAETKAKPNFIVIFADDLGYGDLECFGHPKFKTPNLNRMAAEGARLTQFNVPVPYCAPSRATLLTGRYPWRHGVWFNPAPDGGRFRSGVGIADSEVLLSEKLKQNGYATICIGKWHLGHDPQYYPTRHGFDDYLGILYSNDMRPVNLIKGEEILEYPVIQANLTKRYTDRAVEFIRENQKRPFFLYLPHAMPHKPLAASEAFYKKSGAGLYGDVIAELDWSVGEIFKTLKELDLDENTFVIFTSDNGPWFGGHTAGLSGMKSTSWEGGLRVPMIARWPGKIPKGQVIDTNCGSIDIFPTILKQAGIPLPTDRVIDGKDLFPVLTEQAKTPHEALYSMKGNFLFTVRSGPWKLHVKQSPRQLLANQGKDWIDPRGPDGVTIIAPYEQAMPDQPPGLLTGDQPGPMMLFNLEDDPGEQHNVAKQNPQVVARLKKLYDQMQTQVPDSIRNFNQKPKKKAASSR; the protein is encoded by the coding sequence ATGGCCATTCCAAGAATCATCGTCTGTCTCGTCTGCCTGATCCTCTGCTCTCAGCAGACCCTCATCGCGGCAGAAACAAAAGCAAAACCGAACTTCATCGTAATTTTTGCCGATGATTTGGGTTATGGAGATCTGGAATGTTTCGGCCACCCCAAGTTTAAAACTCCAAATCTCAATCGAATGGCGGCAGAGGGCGCCCGCCTGACTCAGTTCAATGTGCCAGTGCCTTATTGTGCTCCCTCGCGTGCGACTCTATTGACGGGCCGCTATCCCTGGCGGCATGGCGTCTGGTTTAACCCGGCTCCTGATGGAGGCCGGTTTCGTAGTGGGGTGGGAATCGCCGACAGCGAAGTTCTGCTGAGTGAAAAATTAAAACAGAATGGTTATGCGACCATCTGTATCGGCAAATGGCATTTGGGGCACGACCCACAATATTATCCTACGCGGCACGGCTTCGATGACTATCTGGGAATTCTGTATTCGAATGACATGCGCCCCGTCAATTTGATCAAAGGGGAGGAGATCCTCGAATACCCGGTCATACAGGCGAATCTGACGAAACGTTATACGGACCGTGCGGTGGAATTCATTCGTGAAAATCAGAAGCGACCTTTCTTTCTCTATCTGCCTCATGCCATGCCGCACAAACCGCTGGCCGCGTCTGAAGCGTTCTACAAAAAGAGTGGGGCAGGGTTATACGGCGATGTGATCGCCGAGCTGGATTGGAGTGTAGGTGAGATCTTTAAAACGCTCAAGGAACTGGATTTGGATGAGAATACGTTCGTCATTTTTACCTCGGATAACGGTCCCTGGTTTGGCGGCCATACGGCGGGGCTCTCCGGAATGAAGTCGACGAGTTGGGAAGGGGGGCTGCGGGTACCGATGATCGCACGCTGGCCGGGGAAAATTCCCAAAGGGCAAGTCATCGATACCAACTGCGGTTCAATTGATATTTTTCCCACCATCTTGAAACAGGCGGGCATCCCACTACCAACGGATCGGGTCATTGATGGAAAGGATTTGTTTCCCGTCCTGACAGAGCAGGCGAAGACTCCTCATGAAGCTCTGTATTCAATGAAAGGGAACTTCCTGTTTACCGTTCGCAGTGGTCCCTGGAAACTGCATGTGAAACAATCGCCGCGTCAGCTTCTGGCCAATCAGGGGAAAGACTGGATTGATCCGCGCGGCCCTGATGGTGTGACGATCATTGCCCCTTATGAACAGGCCATGCCCGATCAGCCACCCGGACTGTTAACCGGAGATCAACCTGGGCCGATGATGTTGTTCAATCTTGAAGACGATCCGGGGGAGCAGCACAATGTTGCAAAGCAGAATCCGCAGGTCGTGGCGCGATTGAAGAAATTGTACGATCAAATGCAGACTCAGGTTCCTGATTCCATTCGCAATTTCAATCAAAAGCCGAAGAAAAAGGCGGCATCTTCAAGGTAA